A part of Bartonella quintana genomic DNA contains:
- a CDS encoding pyruvate, water dikinase regulatory protein, translating into MIREKKSFHLHMLSDATGETLISVGRAVASQYATSQVTEHIYPMIRNETQLRRALDEIQQELGIVLYTIIDKKIKLLLKKRCEKMEVPCIDILHPVLDAFQSYLGTPTNLRVSAQHDLNADYFRRIEALDFTIEHDDGKSPKGLSDADVILVGISRTSKTPTSIYLANRGIKTANVPLIPGIDFPEALLEAKNALIVGLIASAERISHIRQNRDLGHGFAVEGYTDRISIAEELIYAKRICERFGWPVIDVTRRSIEETAAAIFELLSWFREGKWKKNPS; encoded by the coding sequence GTGATAAGAGAAAAAAAATCCTTTCATCTACACATGCTTTCTGATGCAACAGGGGAGACATTAATCTCTGTCGGAAGGGCTGTTGCATCACAATATGCGACAAGTCAGGTAACAGAACATATTTATCCGATGATTCGCAACGAAACACAGTTACGGAGAGCTCTTGATGAGATACAACAGGAGCTTGGTATTGTTCTTTACACAATCATTGATAAAAAAATTAAACTGCTTCTTAAGAAAAGATGTGAGAAAATGGAAGTTCCTTGTATTGATATACTGCATCCTGTTTTGGATGCCTTCCAATCTTATCTTGGCACGCCTACAAATTTACGTGTCAGCGCACAGCATGATCTCAACGCGGATTACTTTCGTCGTATTGAAGCGTTGGATTTTACAATAGAGCACGATGATGGAAAGTCTCCCAAGGGCTTATCGGATGCAGATGTAATCCTTGTAGGAATTTCAAGAACTTCTAAAACGCCAACCAGTATCTATTTAGCAAATCGTGGAATCAAAACTGCTAATGTTCCTCTTATTCCAGGGATTGATTTTCCAGAAGCTCTTTTGGAAGCAAAAAATGCTTTAATTGTTGGTTTAATTGCTTCAGCTGAGAGAATCTCACATATTCGTCAAAATCGAGATTTGGGGCATGGTTTTGCTGTTGAAGGTTATACTGATCGAATCAGTATAGCTGAAGAACTGATCTATGCAAAACGCATTTGCGAACGTTTTGGCTGGCCTGTTATTGATGTTACAAGACGCTCTATCGAAGAAACTGCTGCAGCGATATTTGAACTTTTGTCGTGGTTTCGTGAAGGAAAATGGAAGAAAAACCCCTCATGA
- a CDS encoding shikimate dehydrogenase, which yields MIDLTIKCKEKVPSRAFVVGYPIHHSKSPKIHNFWLKQYGLQGEYLAQEVKLEEFSDFLTSTKKRGFCGGNVTLPYKQEAFRLANYKDEVATMIGAANTLWYEGDKLCATNSDAYGFSANLDDSAPNWVGETALIFGAGGAARAILYALKKRGFERICLLNRTRQRADNLAEHFGKPVEVHDWHNVGEILYEADLIVNTTSVGITDPHGWKTGSLFCDFQKTKTTTLVTDVVYTPLKTPFLQQAKAHGLRTVDGLGMLLYQAVPGFERWFGITPQVTKALRTKILEDMGEERV from the coding sequence GTGATTGATTTGACAATAAAGTGTAAAGAAAAAGTTCCTTCTCGTGCCTTTGTTGTTGGTTATCCTATTCACCATTCAAAATCGCCAAAAATTCATAATTTTTGGCTTAAACAGTATGGTTTACAAGGTGAATATTTGGCACAAGAAGTAAAATTGGAAGAATTTAGTGATTTTCTTACATCTACAAAAAAAAGAGGTTTTTGTGGAGGTAATGTCACTCTACCTTACAAACAGGAAGCCTTTCGTTTGGCAAATTATAAAGACGAGGTAGCAACAATGATTGGTGCTGCTAATACACTCTGGTATGAAGGAGATAAACTTTGTGCCACAAATAGTGATGCCTATGGTTTTAGCGCTAATCTTGATGATTCTGCTCCTAATTGGGTAGGGGAAACAGCTCTTATTTTTGGTGCAGGTGGTGCTGCACGTGCCATCCTATATGCCTTAAAAAAACGGGGATTTGAGCGTATTTGCTTGCTTAATCGTACAAGACAACGCGCCGATAATTTAGCTGAGCATTTCGGAAAACCTGTTGAAGTCCACGATTGGCATAATGTCGGCGAGATACTTTATGAAGCTGATTTGATTGTTAATACGACCTCTGTAGGTATTACAGACCCACACGGATGGAAGACTGGTTCTTTGTTTTGTGATTTTCAAAAAACAAAGACAACAACGTTGGTGACAGACGTCGTTTATACACCATTAAAAACCCCTTTTTTACAGCAAGCAAAAGCCCATGGTCTAAGAACAGTTGATGGGCTTGGTATGCTTTTATATCAAGCCGTTCCTGGCTTTGAACGATGGTTTGGAATAACTCCACAGGTAACAAAGGCTTTACGAACGAAAATTTTAGAAGATATGGGTGAAGAAAGAGTATGA
- the lspA gene encoding signal peptidase II: MTRKSFSFFLLGLILTVGIDQTVKYWIMHNMLLGTEIPLLPFLSLYHVRNSGIAFSFFSSFSHWGLIALTLIILIFLLWLWKNTEYNKFLSRFGLTLIIGGAIGNLIDRICFYYVIDYILFYIDDIFYFAVFNLADTFITLGVIAIVTEELRIWIKEKRHSKRTFSR, from the coding sequence ATGACACGCAAGTCATTCTCCTTTTTTCTTCTTGGTTTAATCCTTACAGTAGGGATTGATCAAACAGTTAAATACTGGATTATGCACAATATGCTCCTCGGAACAGAGATCCCGCTTCTTCCTTTTCTTTCTCTCTACCATGTACGTAATTCTGGTATTGCATTTTCGTTTTTTTCTTCTTTTTCTCATTGGGGACTTATTGCCCTCACACTCATTATTCTTATTTTTCTTTTATGGTTATGGAAAAACACTGAATATAACAAATTTTTATCACGCTTCGGTCTTACCCTTATCATTGGTGGTGCAATCGGCAATCTTATTGACCGTATTTGTTTCTATTATGTCATTGATTATATACTCTTTTATATTGATGATATCTTTTATTTTGCTGTTTTCAATCTTGCAGATACTTTTATCACACTTGGTGTTATTGCTATCGTTACTGAAGAATTGCGTATCTGGATTAAAGAAAAACGTCATTCCAAACGTACATTTTCTAGATAA
- a CDS encoding endonuclease/exonuclease/phosphatase family protein, whose amino-acid sequence MIKKPYKKKFPRFTALIQQKLDSPFLNAIRNRPHHWSNIINRNGQYDLTVASYNVHKCVGIDKIFNPTRIVRVITELQVDILALQEADKRFGKRIGLIDLQLLKAETGLIPVPLKTMSPHGHGWHGNALFLRKGHIRDTLQITLPGIEPRGAIIVELEMEAGPIRVIAAHFGLLRHSRNQQTKMLLSLVQKRSLMPTLLIGDFNEWRIGKGSSLNHFSPYFDSTLGTVPSFPSRFPFLALDRILAFPHQLITTIENHHSPLARIASDHLPIKAYLDLARAMDTLKKTREKN is encoded by the coding sequence ATGATAAAGAAGCCTTACAAGAAAAAATTTCCCCGATTCACTGCCTTGATTCAGCAAAAGCTCGATAGCCCTTTTTTAAACGCCATTCGCAACCGCCCTCATCATTGGTCAAACATAATAAACCGGAACGGTCAGTATGATCTTACCGTCGCTTCCTATAATGTCCATAAATGCGTAGGCATTGATAAAATTTTTAATCCTACCCGGATTGTACGTGTGATTACCGAATTACAAGTTGATATTCTCGCTCTTCAAGAAGCAGACAAACGTTTTGGTAAGCGCATTGGTTTAATTGATCTTCAACTGTTAAAAGCTGAAACAGGTCTGATTCCAGTACCTTTAAAAACCATGTCACCTCATGGTCATGGCTGGCATGGTAACGCTCTTTTTTTGCGAAAAGGACATATACGTGATACTTTACAAATCACTCTTCCTGGTATTGAACCACGTGGCGCTATAATTGTAGAGTTGGAAATGGAAGCAGGACCTATTCGTGTTATTGCCGCTCATTTTGGCTTATTACGCCATTCTCGTAATCAGCAAACAAAAATGCTTCTTTCACTTGTGCAAAAACGTTCCCTTATGCCTACATTGCTTATTGGCGATTTTAATGAATGGCGGATAGGGAAAGGCTCATCTTTAAACCATTTTTCTCCCTATTTTGATAGCACACTTGGAACTGTGCCAAGCTTTCCCTCTCGTTTCCCTTTTCTAGCTCTTGATAGAATTCTTGCTTTTCCCCATCAATTGATAACAACTATTGAAAATCATCATTCACCGCTCGCACGCATTGCTTCAGATCATTTACCTATCAAAGCTTATCTTGACCTTGCACGTGCAATGGATACTCTTAAAAAAACACGTGAAAAAAACTAA
- a CDS encoding Bax inhibitor-1/YccA family protein — protein sequence MADFKNLRSAPISHADASIDQGLRSYMVGVYNTMAIGLLVTAATAYAIASLATTTEMSQAAAQINSSVYLTSFGVTFYTSPFSYIVMFAPLVAVLFLSFKINTLSTSVARSLFFGYAALVGLSLSSIILRYTTESIVQTFVITAAAFGALSLYGYTTKRDLTAMGSFFFIGLVGLMLSMIVNIFLASSALQFAISVIGVFIFAGLTAYDTQNIKLMYYEGDGNDTQGRKIIMGALNLYLDFINMFVFLLQFLGSNRD from the coding sequence ATGGCTGATTTCAAAAATTTACGTTCGGCACCTATTTCTCATGCCGATGCTTCAATTGATCAAGGATTGCGTAGCTATATGGTGGGTGTCTACAACACGATGGCCATTGGTTTGCTTGTTACAGCTGCTACCGCTTATGCAATTGCATCATTAGCAACAACAACGGAGATGAGTCAGGCAGCCGCACAAATCAATAGCAGTGTCTACTTAACTTCATTTGGAGTAACATTTTACACATCGCCATTCTCTTACATTGTTATGTTTGCACCACTTGTGGCGGTATTATTCCTTAGTTTCAAAATTAATACGTTGAGTACAAGTGTTGCCCGGAGTCTCTTTTTTGGTTATGCTGCCCTCGTTGGGCTTTCACTGTCCTCTATCATTTTGCGTTATACAACAGAAAGTATTGTACAAACATTTGTTATTACCGCTGCAGCTTTTGGTGCTCTTTCGCTTTATGGATATACAACAAAGCGCGATCTCACAGCGATGGGCTCATTCTTTTTTATCGGTTTGGTTGGCTTAATGCTTTCCATGATTGTTAATATTTTTCTTGCATCGAGTGCTTTGCAATTTGCTATCTCCGTAATTGGTGTTTTTATCTTTGCTGGTTTAACAGCTTACGATACACAAAACATTAAATTGATGTATTATGAAGGAGATGGAAATGACACCCAAGGTCGTAAAATTATTATGGGTGCATTAAATCTTTATCTTGACTTCATCAATATGTTTGTCTTCTTGCTGCAATTTCTCGGCTCAAACCGTGATTGA
- the dnaQ gene encoding DNA polymerase III subunit epsilon, with amino-acid sequence MREIIFDTETTGLDKEKDRIIEIGCVEMVDRYLTGKRFHVYLNPQGVVISDEAVAIHGLTNERLKNEKSFSDIADELLEFINGATMVAHNASFDIGFLNAELGRVNKPLISVDNILDTLAMARRKFPMGPNSLDVLCKRFGIDNSHRVFHGALLDAEILADVYIELIGGKQGVLGFEDSKSVEQDSQNDKNALLAVKVRPQPLSPRLSAQEKIMHADFIKKIGEKALWNFFKIPH; translated from the coding sequence ATGCGTGAAATTATTTTTGATACAGAGACAACAGGCTTGGATAAAGAGAAAGATCGCATAATCGAAATCGGTTGTGTAGAGATGGTTGATCGGTATCTTACAGGAAAGCGATTCCATGTTTATTTGAATCCACAAGGCGTTGTTATTTCTGATGAAGCTGTAGCAATTCATGGCTTGACTAATGAACGCTTAAAGAACGAAAAAAGCTTTAGTGATATTGCTGATGAACTTTTGGAATTTATCAATGGCGCAACAATGGTTGCCCATAATGCAAGTTTTGATATTGGCTTTCTTAATGCAGAATTAGGACGAGTGAATAAGCCACTTATCAGTGTCGACAATATCCTTGATACATTGGCTATGGCACGGCGAAAATTTCCTATGGGTCCTAATTCTCTCGATGTTTTGTGCAAACGTTTTGGAATTGATAATAGTCATCGTGTTTTTCACGGTGCTTTGCTTGACGCGGAGATTCTCGCCGATGTTTATATTGAACTCATTGGTGGAAAGCAAGGTGTATTGGGTTTTGAAGACAGTAAGAGTGTTGAGCAGGATAGTCAGAATGACAAGAATGCTCTCTTAGCAGTTAAAGTTCGCCCACAACCACTCTCTCCAAGGTTAAGTGCGCAAGAAAAAATTATGCACGCTGATTTTATCAAAAAAATTGGTGAAAAAGCTCTGTGGAATTTCTTCAAAATCCCTCACTAA
- the coaE gene encoding dephospho-CoA kinase (Dephospho-CoA kinase (CoaE) performs the final step in coenzyme A biosynthesis.) has translation MKIIGLTGSIAMGKSTAADFFKQAGISVFSADETVHQLYKSKPILSLIEHTFPGVVENGKVNRLKLSKILINDSEKLQTLEEIIHPLVQEKEKEFIDKARQQGKKIVVLDIPLLFEKKGEKRVDSVIVVSAPLAIQKERIMTRPDMNEKKISFINAKQMPDEKKRERADFIINTGKDLENTHQQVFSVIENLLKN, from the coding sequence ATGAAAATCATAGGACTGACCGGATCAATCGCTATGGGAAAATCAACAGCTGCTGATTTTTTCAAACAAGCAGGTATTTCCGTTTTTAGTGCTGATGAGACAGTACACCAGCTTTATAAGAGTAAACCAATCTTATCACTCATAGAACATACATTCCCTGGCGTTGTTGAAAATGGTAAAGTTAATCGCCTAAAGCTTTCTAAAATTTTGATCAATGATAGTGAAAAATTACAAACATTAGAAGAAATAATTCATCCTTTAGTACAAGAAAAAGAAAAAGAATTTATTGATAAAGCACGCCAACAGGGAAAAAAAATAGTCGTCCTTGATATTCCACTCCTTTTTGAAAAAAAAGGTGAAAAACGTGTGGACAGTGTAATTGTGGTATCTGCTCCATTGGCAATACAAAAAGAACGGATAATGACGCGTCCGGATATGAATGAAAAAAAAATTTCCTTTATCAATGCTAAACAAATGCCTGATGAAAAAAAACGAGAACGGGCTGATTTTATCATTAATACAGGGAAAGATTTAGAGAATACACATCAACAAGTTTTTTCCGTAATAGAAAATTTGCTAAAGAATTAA
- the polA gene encoding DNA polymerase I, translating to MKATDHLFLVDGSSYVFRAYYALPLLKRKKDGLPVGAVAGFCNMLWKLLCDARNTAIGTVPTHFAVVFDYSSDTFRKHIYPQYKANRVAPPEDLIPQFSLIRQATKAFNLPCIEKEGFEADDLIATYAQLATKVGAKTTIISSDKDFMQLVNTHVSLYDGMKDKHIGISEVLEKWDVAPEKMVDLQALTGDPTDNVPGIPGIGPKIAAQLLNQFGSLDLLLQRVAEVKQTKRRENIQAYSEQAKISRRLVQLKTDVPIENDLDDLTLESQDGPRLIAFLKTMEFATLTRRVAEATACDAAVIDALDLDVEWAEPVYGCDSEVKRAERALSHDFSKNTPQVLAQKRKCQALSQTIKRDAYLSIFDEEILKKWLSEAKEQGFFAFDTETTSLDPLQAKLVGFSLALQPGKAAYVPLEHFEGGDDLLGGGRIVGQIEIRKALTLLKPILEDQAVLKIGQNIKYDWLVMKQYGVVIRCFDDTMLLSYALDVGALTHNMDALSERWLGHKPIAYKDLTHNGKKITSFAQVDLKQATLYAAEDADITLRLWQVLKPQLVARGMTKVYERLDRPLVEVLARMEERGILVDRQILLRLSGELAQAVFILEEEIYQLAGEKFNLASPKQLGDILFGKMSLPGGTKTKSGQWSTSAQTLEELAAEGHILPRKIIDWRQLAKLKSTYADALPSYILSKTGRIHTNYSLAITSTGRLSSSEPNLQNIPVRTTEGRKIRTAFIAPKGHMLLSADYSQIELRILAHIADITALKEAFAQGQDIHAITASQMFGVAIEGMNSDIRRRAKAINFGIIYGISAFGLANQLGLSRQEASHYIQLYFERFPGIKDYMEMTKNFACRNGYVETIFGRRIHYPEIKAANPQVRSFNERAAINAPIQGSAADIIRRAMIQMEDALEKEKLSAKMLLQVHDELIFEVPEDESERTMALVKKVMENATMPVLSLSVPLEVKVMAAQNWEEAH from the coding sequence ATGAAAGCAACAGATCATCTTTTTTTGGTTGATGGATCAAGCTATGTCTTTCGTGCTTACTACGCTTTACCACTCTTAAAGCGCAAAAAGGATGGGCTTCCTGTAGGAGCTGTAGCGGGTTTTTGTAATATGTTGTGGAAGCTACTTTGTGATGCGCGTAATACAGCTATCGGCACTGTTCCAACGCATTTTGCTGTTGTTTTTGACTATTCATCTGATACTTTTCGGAAGCACATTTATCCACAATATAAAGCCAATCGGGTAGCGCCTCCAGAAGATCTTATTCCTCAATTTTCTCTCATCCGCCAGGCAACGAAGGCTTTTAATTTACCTTGTATCGAAAAGGAAGGATTTGAGGCGGATGATTTAATTGCTACTTATGCGCAATTGGCAACAAAGGTTGGGGCAAAAACAACCATTATTTCTTCCGATAAGGATTTTATGCAATTAGTCAATACACATGTATCCTTGTATGATGGAATGAAGGACAAGCACATTGGTATTTCTGAAGTTTTAGAAAAATGGGATGTTGCACCTGAAAAAATGGTCGACTTGCAAGCTTTGACTGGAGATCCAACGGATAACGTACCAGGTATTCCAGGCATTGGTCCTAAAATTGCTGCTCAATTGTTGAATCAATTTGGCTCTCTTGATCTTTTGTTGCAGAGAGTGGCAGAAGTTAAGCAAACAAAACGACGTGAAAATATTCAGGCTTATAGTGAACAAGCAAAAATTTCTCGTAGACTTGTTCAGCTTAAAACAGATGTGCCTATAGAAAATGATTTAGATGATCTTACTTTAGAATCACAAGATGGTCCACGCTTAATCGCTTTTCTTAAAACTATGGAATTTGCCACATTAACGCGCCGTGTGGCAGAGGCAACAGCATGTGATGCAGCAGTCATTGATGCGCTTGATCTAGACGTTGAATGGGCAGAGCCTGTGTATGGGTGTGATTCTGAGGTAAAGAGAGCTGAAAGAGCACTTTCACATGATTTTTCTAAAAATACACCACAAGTTTTGGCACAAAAACGTAAATGCCAAGCGTTAAGCCAGACAATCAAAAGGGATGCTTATCTAAGCATTTTTGATGAAGAAATTTTGAAAAAGTGGTTATCTGAAGCAAAAGAGCAAGGCTTTTTTGCTTTTGATACTGAAACAACGTCACTTGATCCTCTGCAAGCAAAGCTTGTTGGTTTTTCGTTAGCATTACAGCCAGGAAAAGCGGCCTATGTGCCACTTGAACATTTTGAGGGAGGAGATGACCTTTTGGGAGGTGGACGCATCGTTGGGCAGATTGAGATACGAAAGGCTTTAACACTTTTAAAACCGATATTAGAAGACCAAGCAGTTTTAAAAATTGGTCAAAATATAAAGTATGATTGGTTAGTGATGAAGCAATACGGTGTTGTAATACGCTGTTTTGATGACACAATGCTTTTATCGTATGCTTTAGATGTTGGAGCTTTAACGCATAATATGGATGCTTTATCTGAACGTTGGCTTGGGCATAAGCCGATTGCCTACAAGGATTTAACACACAACGGAAAAAAGATTACGTCTTTTGCGCAAGTGGATTTGAAACAGGCAACCCTTTATGCTGCTGAAGATGCTGATATAACGCTACGTTTGTGGCAAGTTTTGAAGCCTCAGCTTGTGGCACGGGGAATGACGAAGGTTTATGAACGTCTTGATCGACCACTCGTAGAAGTTCTTGCAAGAATGGAGGAACGCGGGATTCTGGTCGATAGGCAGATTTTATTGCGTCTTTCAGGAGAATTAGCGCAGGCTGTTTTTATTCTAGAAGAAGAAATTTATCAGCTGGCTGGTGAAAAATTTAATCTTGCTTCGCCAAAGCAGTTAGGAGATATCCTTTTTGGCAAAATGAGTTTGCCTGGAGGTACGAAAACTAAGAGTGGACAGTGGTCAACTTCTGCACAAACCTTAGAGGAATTAGCTGCTGAAGGTCATATTTTGCCGCGTAAAATTATTGATTGGCGCCAGCTGGCAAAACTGAAATCTACCTATGCAGATGCTTTGCCTTCTTATATTTTATCAAAAACAGGACGTATTCATACGAATTATTCTTTGGCGATAACATCAACAGGGCGGTTATCATCATCAGAGCCAAATTTGCAAAATATTCCAGTGCGGACTACTGAAGGACGTAAAATCCGAACAGCTTTTATTGCTCCAAAAGGACATATGCTACTATCAGCGGATTATAGCCAGATTGAATTGCGTATTCTTGCGCATATTGCCGATATCACAGCATTAAAAGAAGCTTTTGCCCAAGGTCAGGATATTCACGCTATCACAGCATCGCAAATGTTTGGAGTTGCGATAGAAGGGATGAATTCAGATATACGACGACGTGCGAAAGCGATAAATTTTGGTATTATTTATGGTATTTCAGCTTTTGGATTAGCTAATCAATTGGGTCTTTCACGGCAAGAAGCGAGTCATTATATTCAACTTTATTTTGAAAGATTTCCAGGAATTAAAGATTATATGGAAATGACTAAAAATTTTGCATGCCGAAATGGTTATGTAGAGACAATTTTTGGACGTCGTATCCATTATCCAGAAATAAAAGCAGCTAATCCACAAGTTCGTTCCTTTAATGAGCGGGCTGCTATCAATGCACCGATTCAAGGATCGGCAGCAGATATTATTCGTCGTGCAATGATTCAAATGGAAGATGCTTTGGAAAAAGAAAAGCTGTCAGCAAAAATGTTGCTACAAGTGCATGATGAACTGATTTTTGAAGTACCAGAAGATGAGAGTGAAAGAACTATGGCTCTTGTTAAAAAGGTTATGGAAAATGCTACAATGCCAGTTCTTTCGTTGTCTGTTCCGCTTGAAGTAAAAGTAATGGCCGCTCAAAATTGGGAGGAAGCACATTAG
- a CDS encoding Maf family nucleotide pyrophosphatase yields the protein MMADTLILASLSSYRAQLLKKAGLNFLIEGASFDEREIGKIEKVKTPKELSCFLASAKAKNVSDRFPDALVIGCDQVLDLEGQVFHKVTSKKEAYQRLCTLSGKTHSLHSAVALFRNGRKIWVEAFSAHMSVRPLSPKFIKRYLAYVGTDVLNSVGVYQIEGEGIHLFEKIDGDFFTIIGLPLLPLLVKLRHLGIICD from the coding sequence ATGATGGCAGATACGTTAATATTAGCATCTCTTAGTTCCTATCGTGCACAATTGTTGAAAAAGGCAGGTTTAAATTTCCTCATTGAAGGGGCCTCTTTTGATGAGAGAGAAATAGGAAAAATAGAAAAAGTAAAAACACCTAAAGAACTCAGTTGTTTTCTTGCAAGTGCAAAAGCAAAAAATGTTTCTGATCGCTTTCCTGATGCTTTAGTCATTGGTTGTGATCAAGTCCTTGATTTAGAAGGTCAGGTTTTTCACAAAGTCACAAGTAAAAAAGAAGCATATCAGCGTTTGTGCACTTTATCGGGAAAAACTCATTCTCTTCATAGTGCAGTGGCTTTATTTCGGAATGGCCGAAAAATTTGGGTTGAAGCTTTTAGTGCACATATGTCAGTCCGTCCCCTCTCACCAAAGTTCATTAAACGTTATTTAGCATACGTAGGGACAGATGTTCTAAACAGTGTGGGAGTATATCAAATTGAAGGGGAAGGGATTCATCTTTTTGAAAAAATTGATGGAGATTTTTTTACTATTATTGGTTTACCTTTATTACCTTTATTAGTAAAATTGCGTCATTTGGGGATCATTTGTGATTGA
- a CDS encoding TrmH family RNA methyltransferase, with the protein MCIPKIGKVKEITSLSNPIIKDLKALSQKKNRNREGLFMAEGLKLVIDALNLEWTIQTLIFSKSKIGDTAIENIAAHTIANGGLVIKASKKVMESITRRDNPQTAIGIFKQQWQPLEMIKRRNEDVYVALDRVRDPGNLGTIIRTVDAVGAKGVILIGETTDPFSLETVRATMGSIFSIPLYRFDESAFLNWSAHFKGMVVGTHLKGSIDYRKIDFKNGPVILLMGNEKQGLPDTLANRCDQLARIPQSGRADSLNLAVATAIMLYEIRRSYL; encoded by the coding sequence ATGTGTATCCCCAAAATCGGTAAGGTTAAAGAAATTACCTCTCTTAGCAATCCTATCATCAAAGATCTTAAGGCTCTTAGCCAAAAGAAAAATCGTAATCGAGAAGGCCTTTTCATGGCAGAAGGACTTAAATTGGTGATTGATGCTTTAAATCTTGAATGGACAATACAAACACTTATCTTCTCCAAAAGCAAAATTGGTGACACTGCCATTGAAAACATTGCTGCACACACAATAGCCAATGGTGGTCTTGTCATTAAAGCCTCAAAAAAAGTCATGGAATCTATCACCCGCCGTGATAATCCACAAACAGCTATTGGTATCTTTAAACAACAATGGCAACCACTTGAAATGATCAAAAGACGCAACGAAGATGTATATGTTGCGCTTGATCGAGTGCGCGATCCCGGAAATCTTGGTACCATTATCCGCACTGTTGATGCTGTAGGGGCTAAAGGTGTCATTTTGATTGGCGAGACAACAGATCCTTTCTCACTTGAAACAGTACGTGCAACAATGGGATCAATTTTTTCAATACCACTTTATCGTTTTGATGAAAGCGCCTTTTTAAACTGGTCTGCACACTTTAAAGGCATGGTCGTTGGCACGCATCTCAAAGGATCTATTGATTATCGTAAAATTGATTTCAAAAATGGTCCCGTTATACTTTTAATGGGAAATGAAAAACAAGGTTTACCAGATACTCTTGCGAATCGTTGCGATCAACTCGCTCGTATTCCGCAAAGTGGACGCGCTGATTCGCTTAATCTGGCGGTAGCAACCGCTATCATGCTTTATGAAATTCGCCGTTCTTATTTATAA